The following coding sequences lie in one Rhodococcus rhodochrous genomic window:
- a CDS encoding SMODS domain-containing nucleotidyltransferase, translated as MAVLTSNFDTALRRIQPSEADRNNAPKAHEDVRGVLTSAESLKEWGLSPILIGSYKRRVAIQRVYDVDVFCRMDDISVDVEPSEVLDRFFTVLDDRYGTDGAGKRRVRRQARSLQVAFPEFDGLYVDAVPARKRGDGTWEIPERNEQDWQQTNPDELTSLTNAMNEQLTELYVPTVKLLRQTRRTILKSRPGGLFVEMAFYDACLRGVVDSTNQTLCYVTGLEALAQYLSDKVSWGAALPDPTLPGQTLTFRATDLQWEEASEKFAAAAEKARAAYDGEDRCEAAVKFRSLLGGNDDYDYVFPLPADCNDDGSKKATASLIAPGERRIPAGDRRFG; from the coding sequence ATGGCCGTATTGACCAGCAACTTCGACACAGCGCTGCGGCGTATCCAGCCCTCGGAGGCGGACCGCAACAATGCCCCGAAAGCACACGAGGACGTGCGAGGCGTTCTCACCAGTGCCGAGTCGCTCAAGGAGTGGGGCCTGTCACCCATTCTCATTGGATCCTACAAGCGACGGGTTGCGATCCAGCGCGTCTATGACGTCGATGTGTTCTGCAGGATGGACGACATTTCCGTAGATGTCGAGCCTTCTGAGGTCCTCGATCGCTTCTTCACTGTGCTCGATGATCGCTACGGGACCGACGGTGCCGGGAAGCGGCGGGTCAGACGGCAAGCCCGTTCCCTGCAGGTGGCTTTCCCGGAGTTCGACGGCCTCTACGTCGATGCAGTCCCCGCACGGAAGCGGGGGGATGGCACCTGGGAGATACCGGAGCGGAACGAGCAGGACTGGCAGCAAACCAACCCCGATGAACTCACCAGCCTCACCAACGCCATGAACGAGCAGCTCACCGAACTCTACGTCCCTACCGTGAAGTTGCTGCGGCAAACCCGTCGGACGATCTTGAAAAGCCGTCCCGGCGGATTATTCGTGGAGATGGCGTTCTACGATGCGTGCCTGCGGGGCGTCGTGGACTCGACCAACCAGACACTCTGTTACGTCACGGGATTGGAAGCCCTCGCCCAGTATCTCTCCGACAAGGTGAGCTGGGGCGCTGCTCTACCCGATCCGACTTTGCCCGGCCAGACTCTCACGTTTCGCGCTACGGATCTGCAGTGGGAGGAGGCGAGCGAGAAGTTCGCCGCAGCAGCGGAGAAGGCTCGGGCAGCTTACGACGGTGAGGATCGTTGTGAGGCCGCGGTGAAGTTCCGGTCGTTGCTAGGCGGTAACGATGACTACGACTACGTCTTCCCACTGCCGGCGGACTGCAATGACGACGGCTCGAAGAAGGCGACCGCATCTCTCATCGCTCCCGGCGAACGGCGCATCCCTGCGGGAGACCGTCGGTTCGGATGA